The nucleotide window TTGTAGAAGACTCCACATGAATTTTGGGTTTTCTTGTTAGTGGGCCAATGGCAATATCTGCAGATGAGCCCACATGAGATTTATGTCTTCTTGATCTCTACTCTATTACAATATGTTTGTGTCACACGCACGAGTACTCAATAGTTGAACTTATTCCATGGTCTAGCATTGGAATTGTTAAAGAGGTTAAATAGTCGTTGACAATCTAAATGAACCCAGATGTTGGCTCATCTAAATGAACCCTTTATTGTGCCTTCTTTGGTACGCCATAAATCACTCAGCATTCCATTTGCATTGGATTGTAGGATTTCCTGGTTTAATAGCTTGCATTTTTTTCACTAATTGTCCTTGTCGATTTTTGATGATATAATGTCTCTGCAATCACATTGCTGATACCGAAAGAATTATCATGTTTTGACTAGTCATACTCTTCTCACTGAAGAGGTCTGCCATCGTTATCTCGGAAGTAGAATGATGACGTCTTTGATCTTTAGACATTCCAATGGCTTTATTTCATGAAGCAAAAGGTTGCAACCGATGGTTGTGAAATAGATAGTCATTACGGTGATCCCAAACAGCTACAAGGAATTTGCAGTGAGAACTCCCAACTTATTAGATGATAGACTTTATTTCCCGAAGTCTATGGTTTTACCTTCCAAGCGATCCAAGAGATTTGAGTTCTACAATTTATCATCATTACAAACATTTATAACGTATTCTATTAGATGATAAATCACCATCATTTCTTTTAAGCTTTTGCAGCTAAACCATGCAAACCTAATAAAGGCCACACAATTTGCCTTCTTTTCCCTCCTGCAAACACATCAAAAAGCCCAGGAAAATTGATAGGCAACATAGTTTGCCTTCTTTTCTCTGCTGCAAAGCCTAAGAGAATTGACCTCCATTAGTGGGAAAGGATGTCCATGACCCCCAACACAAGACATACTTTGTAATGACAAAGGACTACTTATTCATGAATTTCGGCATATTCGTATTTGAAATCATTCTAAATTATAGATTTGAATGTTTATTTCTCCTAACAATATCTGCCCTTTCCTGAACTCAACTTAAAAACTTAAATTGTCGCACTAATTTTAGATCTAAGCAACAGATATTTTAATTTGGGTGTATCAGTTGAAAAGAATTCCGGGGTCCCTCCCAGGAACACTGATTGCGTGGTCTTCTCTGTAGGGGCGGGCGGCTCAAAGGATCGGAGTGTCGGCTGATACTATTCTTATAGAAAGATCAAAAGATAACGTGTCCTTCTTCCTGAAGCAAACAGGGAGAAAGAAATGTGGGGCGGCAGCCATGGGAGACACGAGGGGAGGTAAGAACGATTCTTTCATCTCTTTTCTTCCCTCTCTGTGTCAGGCCAAAAAGACCGGTGGGGGCGGCGAGGTGGAGCCCCGCAGGTCACCCTCTTTTCGCCGACCAGACCTAACCGGGCCCCAATACCCACGCATTATATCTCATCCTTTGTCATTTGTCCGGTGGAGACCCGCGTGTCTCGATGGAGCCAGGAAACAGCAGTTTCTTTGCCGACACGGCACCGTGACTCGGGGCTCTTGAGGACCATCTCCTTTATGTGGTGGGGAGACATGTTCCCTGTCTCGGCCCAGAAAGAGGAGCGGCAGCCTCCACTATCTCTTGTTGCGTTGGATGGCGAGGACGGGTCTTTTCATTTGCAGTAGCTCGCCTTCATCACGACCGTTCGTTCCTCTTGCGACCGGATCCcatgatatatttattatatatttaaaatcgcAAGACGCAGTCGTCCATCCATCGCTTATCGCAAAGGATGTGAATTGCATGACAAAGGTCTAATGTGCAGCGACTATGCAGTGTCCATAATATATATGGAAAGAGTAAACTATTtcgaatattaaaaaataattagaacatgattattttataaatatctgaTATATCTATATATTGATATATAGTAGGGAAAATTTTATTACCCTAATCCAATATAGCATAACATCCATTGCAAGGCAAAAGAGAAAATAGTTATGTAAATGAACCTTCTACCAGTACATTATTTGTTAGTAAAGAGTCAGTTTGATAACTCAATTGCTGGCCATCTAAGTTGCAAAGAAATAATTTATCATAACATCAAAACTCATCCCATTAAGGCACAAATGTATTGCATGCTGCCTTCTAAATTCTTCTCGACCAATATTGCGTAGATGCTTGTCGTTGTTGTCATTATTATAAGCTCACCATGATGGtcttgtttcctttttcttctaaAAGTGAATATATTATTTTCTAATAATATTACAATGTTAACCTATTACATTAGAGTAGAACAAAAAACAAAGATTAGAGGAATAGTGGGAAGACTACATCTTGGCTTTACAAACATGAGCGTACCATCAAAATCCTGAGATATGCTAAAGCGGCGAATTTCCTCTTTCAAAACAATTCGCATCATGATTTATATCCACTCTTAATTCATCTTCTCTCAAAATATTAGATTATCAAAATctttacaattttttttcttattttcatggCCTATTTGATAAATTCATAAATCCATTTAATAAAAAGATTACGAAACTTACCTTTAAAGTATCATGACAATAACACTCCCAAGAAAGTTTGCCACAAGTTCTTTTAATGAATGTTTTTTCCTTTagaaaaattcatatatatatatatatatatatatatatatatatatatatatatatatatatatatatatatatatatatatatatatatatatatatatatatatatatatgatttctcGAGTCACAAGAATATTATGATATATGTTTAGTGCAACTAAAACGTACATATTATTTTGATATAAGCAAGAAACATTCCATTTTATTAATTAACAACTTTAGCTGAAAACCTTAACTAAATATTACACATTAAATGGTCTTGACAACTCTCCTAAAACAAGCAAGAATTTGATCCCTGTTCTATCATCACCGTGAAGAACAGTACATGATGATCACATGGCTTTGATTATTGTTTCAATTTTCAAGCTTCTATTGTAATAAGTGTATCTAAAAATTATCTTGCTGAGTTTTCGGAAGTAGAAAAGAATGCAGAAATGTGACGAGTAATCACACATACACAAAGTGCCAATATCCTGCGTATCATGGGACAAAAAGATAATTCAGTGGCACATCCAGAGACTCGCAAATACAAGAATCCCATCCCCACCACCAAAGCGGAGATAGACATCATCATCTTCCCACATCAACTCCAGTCACAGATGGCTACGTCAGTCACACCTCCACAAGGGAAAAATAAAACAAGGGGCTATACCCACTCTTAAACTAAGCATCGAAACCGTAGAAGGCAGAATCTCTTCTTCTTGGAGCTCCTCCAAGCTTTGCCGTCCATCTTCCTTCCCCACGACAAGAACTTCCTTCCTTGCAGCCTTTCCCATTCCAATCAGATCATAGGAAGGAAGAAAGCCACCCGCCTGTTCCGCTCTTCGTTTCATGCTCCGGCCATGGTTCAGAGAAAGATCGGGCACCTCTCCTCCCTTCAGCAACGAGGATCGAGTGCCAAGGAAGGAGGAGAGACCAAGATGCGGCTGAACAAGGAGACACCGCGGGTCATGCCGAATTATATGAAGCCCACAACCAGTTCGGACGCCAGGAAGGAGCAGCGGCAGGTGACTCGTGATCCCACCGCCGCTACTGATGGGAAAAGAAGCAAGAAGAGTTCGAATCGGTTGAGCCAGGCAAGTGTTTGTCCGTCTTCTCAAGCCGGGCCGAAACCTGCAAGAGCCTTGAGAAGGAAGCTTAGTTCGAAGCTACTGAGGCTTTCGTCGAAGAGGAACTTCGCAGTTCATCCATGTCCCCGGCCGAAAGTGAACAGGGCGACCTGCTCGTCGACTCTCAAGGATTTGAAGTTTCCGAAGGCTTTGGAGCTTCGCCCTGGAGGCACCGAAGCCGAGGGCACCTCTGTCGCGAAGGTCTGCCCTTACAAGTACTGCTCTCTGAATGGCCACTGGCATGCCGATCTGCCTCCTCTCAAGTGCTTCTTGGCGTCGCGGCGGAAGATGCTCAAAGCCCAAAAGTGCATGAAGCAGAAAGGGGTTTCTCCGTTCAGAAGACAGGGCTCGAGGAAGGACTCGAAGCAGATGGATACAGGACAAGCAGCCGTCAAGCTTTCTTCCCTGATCGAAGAAATAGGCAGTGATTACTTCGTCGAGATCTATGTGAAACAGGGTGACATGGAATGTTTCAAGCACGAGGAAGATGGTAAGAGAAATCTCGAGGATGTAATCTTGGAAGGCGATGTCGACCAAAGCAGTGACCTTTCGGTTGATGATTTGGAGGTCTCGATGAACTTTCTCGAGTACGAGAGTTGTGATCAGGAAGATAGAGCTGCCAAAGAGGAATTCCCAAGCTCGACTACAGAGGAATGTTGGGCAAGCGCTGGAACGGGCAAAGACAGCCAGGATCATGCAGAGGTTTCCGAGTCCTCCGAGATCGAATTGGAGGAAGATGTGGATCCATTTGCTGATGACAAGAGTTCTTTCTCCGATGATGAACTGGGTCCGATACTAGGAATGCTATTCGAGAACGAGTTTTACACTGATCAGTCCGAGGCAGAGGCGTGCCATGAAGAATGCTCGAGAGCACCGGAACCTGAATCACTGCAGGAGAATGGCAACGGTGGATCACAGGACAGTGCCATTAATTCAGATAAAGCAGTTTCGATTGATATCAAAGAGGCCGAGACAAGTTCGCTGCTACAAGTCCATGTTCCTTGTGCCGATCAAGATGATGATATCGAAGAAGACCATCAAATCCAATCAGAACCAGAAGAAGCTGAGAGCAATGACCGCAGCACCGATGACGCTGAGCTTACTCCAATCACCATCAGTAATACTGAATTCAACAGGTctatcgatgatgatgatgatggtgatccGAATGCGAGAACGAATACCACAAGGAAGAGAACAGACGAGGAGATGGAGGAGACGAGTGGGTTCAATCCACGGCCACCCAACTTTCTGCCGGAGGAGCCTGACCCAGAAGCAGAGAAGGTGGATCTCCGGCACCAGATGATGGATGAAAGAAAGAACTCCGAGGAGTGGATGATAGACTATGCACTCCAACAGGCAGTGACAAAGCTGGCTCCGGCAAGGCGGCAGAAAGTGGCACTGCTTGTGGAAGCTTTTGAGACAGTGATTCCACTCTCCGTGTGTGATAAGCCCCTCAGACATGCCACCCAAAGCTTCTCCGGTCCAAGGACAATGCAAGCTTGTAGCTAATCTGCTAAGAGGTAAGAAGAATTACTGATACTTACTTTCTCGATCATGTTCATCCCTTCTGAAACATGGTGGTTGTCTCAAATGTGTGCTTGGAGCTGACCTCCTGGTCTAAATGACAAAGAAGGGCGCTTACATAACCTTCAGCTCAGAGAGCTTCTCTAGAGCAATAGTGTATTCTAAGAATAAACTGCAGCAAGTATCTGCAGATCAAGTAGTACTGAACTGTAGATAAAGAGTGCCTTTAACATAGATCACTACCATCATGACTGCTCTGGGTTGTTGTTCATAGGGAAGTTGTATTGCATGAAGAACTACTTGTGTAGAAGATTGAATGCGTAAGCTACTCCAGCTATTTATGAGAGTGGTTGTGAAAGattttattttgtgtgcttgatataTGTATGTTGCTGATTCACTTATGCACATAGATTCTCTCACTGGTACTTTTGCCCCTGTGAGTGATGCAAGTAGAAAGAGGTCAAAGATGAATTCTATGTGCATTTGTTCAATGGCCAGACACAACCAGCTAGATCATTTGAGAAGGCTAAACCTTGTTGAAGTTATTACAACATATTAATGCTATAGGAGGAGAAATTTCAACCTACTTCTTGAGTGATCTACATCACATTTTTGTTGAACAGATATACTCCTTGAAGTGAATCATCTCCATTCTTTTTTTACTCTTGCACTATATAATCTCTTTCATTTGTTCTTAGTAGCCACCCTAAATCTTTTGGCTTGTTTGTGTGATATGAAAGTAATGGATCCTATTATATCCATCCAAACATTTTCATCACCTTTGGACCAATAGGCTATTGGTGGTCACTATCCTCATGAGTGTTGGACCAGTATGGTAAAGGTTAATTAGCATTATATCATACTCCCACTTGCCCCTTATTTTTTAAGAATGAGAAAGATGTTTTTCGAGTTTaaatttgttcatttggaataagaatatatttttttttctttatatttccTTACATCATTCCTTAAGTTTCCATAGCGAAGAGTACGAGATAAAtcagattaatttttttaattaaaaattaaaaaaaaactatttgaaACACTTAGGGTTAGACCCAATGAGACTATGCAAGAGatcctcaaaaggattcaaatttttatttttattgatattcCATGGaattaaatccaaatttataataatttattattcttttgatCCAATGAGCCCAAATTGAGCTAAAAAGACAGAAAGTATGTAATTTCTTTTTGCAAAATTTTTAATAGTTCATATTCAAAACAGCAGAAGCTTGAGAAGGGATTGTAGTATATAAAAGGAAGACTAAAACTaatccacacacacacaccttaAGAATACATGAAAGAAGAGACAGTGATGGA belongs to Musa acuminata AAA Group cultivar baxijiao chromosome BXJ1-11, Cavendish_Baxijiao_AAA, whole genome shotgun sequence and includes:
- the LOC135596972 gene encoding calmodulin binding protein PICBP-like, coding for MVQRKIGHLSSLQQRGSSAKEGGETKMRLNKETPRVMPNYMKPTTSSDARKEQRQVTRDPTAATDGKRSKKSSNRLSQASVCPSSQAGPKPARALRRKLSSKLLRLSSKRNFAVHPCPRPKVNRATCSSTLKDLKFPKALELRPGGTEAEGTSVAKVCPYKYCSLNGHWHADLPPLKCFLASRRKMLKAQKCMKQKGVSPFRRQGSRKDSKQMDTGQAAVKLSSLIEEIGSDYFVEIYVKQGDMECFKHEEDGKRNLEDVILEGDVDQSSDLSVDDLEVSMNFLEYESCDQEDRAAKEEFPSSTTEECWASAGTGKDSQDHAEVSESSEIELEEDVDPFADDKSSFSDDELGPILGMLFENEFYTDQSEAEACHEECSRAPEPESLQENGNGGSQDSAINSDKAVSIDIKEAETSSLLQVHVPCADQDDDIEEDHQIQSEPEEAESNDRSTDDAELTPITISNTEFNRSIDDDDDGDPNARTNTTRKRTDEEMEETSGFNPRPPNFLPEEPDPEAEKVDLRHQMMDERKNSEEWMIDYALQQAVTKLAPARRQKVALLVEAFETVIPLSVCDKPLRHATQSFSGPRTMQACS